ATGACCACATGTCCGACGATGCTTGGCAGACGCAAGAGGCCAAGAAGCCCAACCATGATCGAGGCTCCGGATATGAGCACTGCCCACAACAAGCCCGGCATGCGAGGCCTCGTACCGGTGATGCGCTCGTTTCGGTCGGAGGCCAGCGCGGTCAACTGGCTGAGGAATTCGGAATTGACCGCGCTTGACTTGGCGTCGGCGGGCATATGGCCGATGACTCGGTACATGCCGGATATCGCGGCGCGCGCACCGTTGCTGTTCTGCTGATTCCATTCCGGGCCCGCCACCGCGTTCGTGTATCGGCGGATGAGCGGCCGCACCTCATCGCGCTCGTCGTCGGGCATGGCAATTGTCTGCCGGTACATCGTGGTGAGCGCGGATGCCTCGCTGGCGATGATGACCCGTGTCGAGGCGAACTGATCCCAATTCGTGATAACCGTAAAGCCAAGCAGCACACCGTAAACGATGCCGGCAAAGGACATGAATGGCGACAATGCCGAGTTGTGGTCCGGGAGCACCACGACCGGTC
This genomic stretch from Mycobacterium paraterrae harbors:
- a CDS encoding DUF4239 domain-containing protein gives rise to the protein MAIFFTACAIRIGYRLRPVVVLPDHNSALSPFMSFAGIVYGVLLGFTVITNWDQFASTRVIIASEASALTTMYRQTIAMPDDERDEVRPLIRRYTNAVAGPEWNQQNSNGARAAISGMYRVIGHMPADAKSSAVNSEFLSQLTALASDRNERITGTRPRMPGLLWAVLISGASIMVGLLGLLRLPSIVGHVVIASSVATLLAMLLSMDYALDYSFSTDHAYVAGPFSHANDIFDLVDEGT